A single window of Coleofasciculus chthonoplastes PCC 7420 DNA harbors:
- a CDS encoding PP2C family serine/threonine-protein phosphatase, protein MDNPAATLHCPNYRCQAANPPVNKFCQNCRTPLKRRYLWALGSGIEAYQPESLIANRYVLVNERIVLDTKPATPPDTPQEIPEELLPYLRLSPYRLHIPQVYGRLTGGERRQDSEIWLLEDAPILETDTAGTQGELFPPLRTVWQEATAIRQLNWLWQIANLWQPLSSEGVGTSLLNLDWLRPESSILHLLELHRDEPAAPTLKQLGQCWSQLQPDASSVIKKFFGQLCDQLTQGKIRTAEQLVGLLDQGIKDCGQGQSRHYQIFTGTDSGPVRRHNEDACYPPIGQLWSRSTDENALAIVCDGIGGHEGGEVASELAINVLREQVERLHFDRDHWHPTHLTLQLEQAACAANDAISQQNDSEHRSERQRMGTTLVMAQTSAHEIYITHVGDSRVYWVTRQGCHQITQDDDLASREVRLGYTFYRYAVQQPTSGSLIQALGMASSTTLHPTTQRFILDEDSVFLLCSDGLSDHDRVEQYWQTEILPILDGQRDVPTAADHLIEIANRQNGHDNVTLALVYCQVTASTETAPTELAPPQPESLPLPTTETPSETLATTTIVPSHTKTQPLTRPKRRPWGLMLAIVVLLVVGAGLAYLLLPRRWLQGFVRQSSNSDAPVSVSGTPSPTASPTPTPETVSSLENLALMRVTRSTITNSQGQDVPLLLRLNPPEENLSPIRLIPRGSVLQVIRQSSDSGEEDWLKLRVCSTGTENAEMQSIQTAPASPTLADAKRRRNIYPQVQPGERGWIKVVNIRSNVDLNVNPTLAQKGVCATAPESDALTPSLSSP, encoded by the coding sequence ATGGACAATCCTGCAGCAACCCTTCACTGCCCTAACTACCGCTGTCAGGCTGCCAATCCCCCTGTCAATAAGTTTTGTCAGAACTGTCGCACGCCTTTGAAGCGGCGTTATCTGTGGGCGCTAGGATCAGGGATAGAAGCCTATCAGCCCGAATCGCTAATTGCCAACCGTTATGTGTTGGTCAATGAACGGATTGTACTGGATACAAAACCAGCAACACCACCGGATACCCCTCAAGAGATTCCGGAGGAGTTGTTGCCCTATTTGAGACTCTCTCCCTATCGCTTACATATTCCCCAAGTCTATGGGCGACTGACAGGCGGTGAAAGACGCCAAGATTCAGAAATCTGGCTATTGGAAGATGCGCCGATTCTGGAAACCGATACGGCTGGGACTCAAGGAGAACTCTTTCCTCCCCTGAGAACAGTTTGGCAAGAGGCGACAGCGATACGCCAACTCAACTGGTTGTGGCAAATCGCTAACCTGTGGCAACCCTTAAGCAGTGAAGGAGTGGGGACAAGTTTACTCAATCTCGATTGGCTGCGTCCAGAATCCTCTATCCTGCATCTACTAGAACTTCACAGAGATGAACCCGCCGCACCAACGCTCAAACAACTGGGTCAGTGCTGGTCTCAACTCCAACCTGACGCCTCCTCGGTCATAAAAAAGTTTTTCGGGCAACTCTGTGATCAATTGACCCAAGGAAAAATTCGCACCGCCGAACAACTGGTGGGACTGCTTGATCAGGGAATCAAAGACTGTGGACAAGGGCAATCGCGTCATTATCAGATTTTTACAGGTACGGATTCGGGTCCAGTTCGCCGCCACAATGAAGATGCTTGTTACCCACCCATTGGACAACTATGGAGTCGCTCAACCGATGAAAATGCCTTAGCGATCGTCTGTGATGGGATTGGCGGACATGAAGGGGGGGAAGTGGCTTCGGAATTAGCCATCAATGTTTTGCGAGAGCAAGTGGAACGCCTCCATTTTGATCGCGACCACTGGCACCCAACCCATCTGACTCTACAACTTGAACAAGCCGCCTGTGCCGCTAATGACGCCATCAGCCAGCAAAATGATAGCGAACATCGCTCTGAGCGACAGCGGATGGGTACAACCCTGGTCATGGCTCAAACCAGCGCCCATGAAATATACATCACCCATGTCGGGGACAGTCGCGTCTACTGGGTAACGCGCCAAGGGTGTCATCAAATTACCCAAGATGATGATCTAGCCTCCCGTGAAGTGCGATTGGGTTACACCTTTTATCGGTATGCTGTGCAACAGCCGACCTCTGGCTCATTAATCCAGGCTTTGGGCATGGCATCGTCTACCACATTACATCCAACAACCCAACGGTTTATCCTGGACGAAGATAGTGTGTTTCTCCTCTGTTCCGATGGTCTCAGTGACCATGACCGAGTGGAACAATACTGGCAAACCGAAATTCTGCCGATTCTGGACGGACAGCGTGATGTGCCAACTGCCGCTGACCATCTCATCGAAATAGCAAATCGGCAAAATGGTCATGATAATGTTACGTTGGCGCTGGTCTACTGTCAGGTAACGGCATCAACGGAAACAGCACCAACAGAACTTGCGCCGCCTCAGCCGGAATCGTTGCCTTTACCGACAACGGAAACACCATCGGAAACCCTAGCGACAACCACCATTGTCCCTTCCCATACGAAAACCCAACCCTTGACCCGACCCAAACGGCGTCCTTGGGGACTTATGTTGGCAATTGTTGTACTTTTGGTCGTGGGTGCAGGACTAGCTTACCTATTATTGCCTCGGCGTTGGCTTCAAGGATTTGTGAGGCAAAGTTCTAATTCTGATGCCCCAGTATCCGTGTCGGGGACGCCATCTCCAACCGCTAGTCCAACGCCAACGCCGGAAACGGTTTCGTCCTTGGAGAACTTGGCGCTGATGCGGGTGACTCGCTCAACGATTACGAATTCCCAAGGACAAGATGTTCCGTTGCTACTCCGGTTAAATCCTCCGGAGGAAAATCTCTCACCCATTCGATTAATTCCCAGAGGGAGTGTCTTGCAAGTGATTCGTCAATCATCCGATTCTGGGGAAGAGGATTGGCTGAAATTGAGAGTGTGTTCGACGGGGACGGAAAACGCCGAGATGCAATCGATACAGACCGCTCCAGCATCCCCTACCCTAGCGGACGCCAAACGGCGCCGCAACATTTATCCTCAGGTGCAGCCAGGAGAGAGGGGTTGGATAAAAGTTGTTAATATTCGCTCAAATGTTGACTTAAATGTTAACCCAACATTGGCACAAAAAGGCGTATGTGCAACGGCGCCTGAATCTGATGCTTTAACGCCTTCCCTCAGTTCTCCGTAG
- a CDS encoding DUF6737 family protein, which translates to MSVKDPLNPWNYKPWWCQPWSILLTGAVIIAGSWMLAKMLWITLIVATPILVWWFYFLWLWPRLLRHSYLELTNRQPDQESESVATIYPSDE; encoded by the coding sequence TTGTCTGTCAAAGATCCCTTGAATCCTTGGAATTATAAACCGTGGTGGTGTCAGCCTTGGTCGATTCTCCTGACCGGAGCCGTAATCATCGCGGGGAGTTGGATGCTAGCCAAAATGCTCTGGATAACCTTGATAGTGGCTACCCCCATTTTGGTTTGGTGGTTTTACTTTTTATGGCTCTGGCCCCGTCTCTTGCGGCATAGTTACCTTGAGTTGACAAATCGCCAACCCGATCAAGAATCCGAGTCGGTTGCCACCATTTATCCCTCCGATGAGTGA
- the ndhM gene encoding NAD(P)H-quinone oxidoreductase subunit M → MLLKSTTRHIRIYAAEVLNSELVESDNVLTLDVDPDNEFNWSEDALQKIYRKFDDFVEAYSGEDLTEYNLRRIGSDLEHYMRSLLQKGEISYNLECRVMNYSMGLPQVVSQDS, encoded by the coding sequence ATGCTGCTTAAATCGACAACTCGTCACATTCGCATCTACGCTGCCGAGGTGCTAAACAGTGAATTAGTTGAGAGTGACAACGTTTTAACACTAGACGTTGACCCCGATAATGAATTTAATTGGAGTGAAGATGCCCTGCAAAAAATCTATCGTAAGTTTGATGATTTCGTAGAAGCCTATAGCGGTGAAGATTTGACTGAGTATAATCTTCGCCGCATCGGCTCGGATTTAGAGCATTACATGCGATCGCTCCTGCAAAAGGGTGAAATTAGCTACAACCTGGAGTGTCGGGTAATGAACTATAGCATGGGATTGCCCCAGGTCGTGTCTCAGGACTCCTAA
- a CDS encoding GAF domain-containing sensor histidine kinase yields MHYPPSSNPLGQQIISIIVASPNPQTLLASIAQVLGEAFQVDYCLIAAFSPEIAREHVRLAQNVQANQASWVSSFNPTDVDSCPTAIPQMGLWYAEGDSGRQPQPQTLGQYPSFLTGVEEPLAIRDIQESDLELADQRCWDWLPVRAVLRLHTWCQSRINGMIVLGRSQPYDWTIQEKQRLSEVAESVAVAIAHVQLTQQVDQSKRYQTRLSPFSQFIESDRNLDETMAQVVASTTQALQADRGWLLLFNHNHALDQPDQDGKPPPSIEVKVVAEWCTPTLDQSVQLNSQRLLHQSFRLSDSGLCQMAWKQTPEPIAIADWANTPIETSGISRFEEAISHGVLMVPLCHTFSNGSQHLKRLGFLVVQQDQPRLWQGDDIEWIRWVATQLSELIHQHQSRQPEPSRLNHHSVQPSPCLTVPAQLHQSIRQQVDQLQELNQLKEEFISTMNHELRTPLTAMSLAIRMLRQPKLPAKRRQKYLDILEQQCNQEIELINDLLSLQQLESNPAYIQKQSIDLILLIQTLAQDFEEKWASKSVKLNLDCPLNSLMIHTDPESLNRILLELLTNAGKYAHPDTTVSLKVEYHVHAAVNRLVLTLTNIGDGILPTDINYIFEKFRRGQGITKQAVPGTGLGLALVKCLVNHLNGTIEVASQPLDNSHRAMISFTLTLPDEVDQLVSRGC; encoded by the coding sequence ATGCATTACCCGCCTTCATCCAATCCACTGGGACAACAGATTATTTCAATTATCGTTGCTAGTCCCAATCCACAGACGTTATTGGCGAGTATTGCCCAGGTATTAGGTGAGGCATTTCAGGTTGATTATTGCTTAATTGCAGCGTTTTCCCCAGAAATCGCAAGGGAGCATGTCAGGTTGGCACAAAATGTTCAAGCTAACCAGGCGAGTTGGGTTTCGTCTTTCAACCCAACCGACGTTGACTCATGCCCAACAGCAATTCCCCAGATGGGATTATGGTATGCTGAGGGCGACTCAGGGCGACAACCTCAACCCCAAACACTAGGGCAATACCCATCATTTCTGACTGGCGTAGAAGAACCTTTGGCAATTCGGGATATTCAGGAGTCTGATCTGGAGTTGGCAGATCAACGGTGTTGGGATTGGCTCCCTGTTAGGGCAGTGTTAAGGCTTCATACCTGGTGTCAATCCAGGATCAATGGGATGATCGTGTTAGGGCGATCGCAGCCTTATGATTGGACAATACAGGAGAAACAACGGTTAAGTGAGGTGGCTGAATCTGTAGCCGTTGCCATCGCTCACGTTCAGCTTACCCAGCAGGTAGATCAGTCCAAACGATACCAGACGCGACTTTCCCCATTCAGTCAGTTTATCGAGAGCGATCGCAATCTTGATGAAACAATGGCACAAGTGGTTGCCAGTACCACTCAAGCACTTCAGGCAGATCGGGGTTGGCTACTGCTATTTAATCATAATCATGCTCTAGATCAACCGGATCAAGATGGCAAGCCTCCGCCATCAATTGAGGTTAAGGTTGTCGCTGAATGGTGTACTCCTACGCTTGATCAATCAGTTCAGCTAAACTCCCAACGATTACTCCATCAATCCTTCCGGTTATCTGACTCTGGCTTATGCCAAATGGCTTGGAAACAGACACCTGAACCGATTGCGATCGCGGATTGGGCAAATACTCCAATTGAGACTTCAGGAATCTCCCGATTTGAGGAGGCAATTAGCCATGGGGTGTTAATGGTTCCCCTCTGTCACACCTTTAGCAATGGTTCTCAACATCTGAAACGATTAGGATTTTTGGTTGTCCAACAGGATCAGCCGCGTTTATGGCAAGGGGATGACATTGAATGGATCAGATGGGTGGCGACGCAACTGAGTGAGTTGATTCACCAGCATCAAAGCCGACAGCCAGAACCCTCCCGCCTTAACCATCACTCGGTTCAGCCGTCTCCCTGTTTAACCGTTCCCGCCCAGTTACATCAAAGCATCCGCCAGCAGGTGGATCAGCTTCAGGAATTAAATCAGCTTAAAGAAGAATTCATTAGTACCATGAATCATGAGCTGAGAACACCATTAACGGCGATGAGTCTAGCCATTCGCATGTTGCGCCAACCCAAACTCCCCGCCAAGCGTCGGCAAAAATACTTAGACATTCTTGAGCAACAGTGTAATCAAGAAATCGAACTAATCAACGATTTACTCAGTTTACAGCAACTCGAATCCAATCCCGCTTATATCCAGAAGCAATCCATTGACTTAATTCTGCTAATTCAGACATTAGCCCAGGATTTTGAGGAGAAATGGGCATCGAAGTCAGTGAAATTGAACCTAGATTGCCCCTTAAACTCGCTGATGATTCATACTGATCCAGAAAGTTTAAACCGTATCCTGCTGGAATTGTTAACCAATGCGGGCAAATATGCCCACCCCGATACAACCGTTTCTCTCAAGGTTGAGTATCACGTTCATGCTGCGGTCAATCGGTTGGTGTTAACCTTAACCAACATCGGTGACGGTATATTACCAACCGATATTAACTATATTTTCGAGAAATTTCGGCGCGGTCAAGGGATCACCAAACAAGCTGTTCCTGGAACGGGATTAGGACTAGCATTAGTGAAGTGTTTAGTCAATCATCTCAACGGCACGATTGAGGTGGCGAGTCAGCCGTTAGACAATTCACATCGGGCAATGATTTCATTTACCTTAACTCTACCCGATGAAGTGGATCAGCTAGTAAGTAGGGGCTGCTGA